In Chryseobacterium lactis, a single genomic region encodes these proteins:
- a CDS encoding leucine-rich repeat domain-containing protein: MKKLFVLIGIASLSLAKAQIDPVKYPTYTNIDEALSSTKTVYSMSFREKGLFNLPPQIVKLNSIFFLNIMANKLEKMDKEIFALKDLQILNINENSITYIPDEISQLTKLTTFSMNLNSLSHINPNIAKLQNLKVVHFDANNLNVFPEALMEIPALEEINLQGNQISFISNGLDQIKNLKFLNLADNQINDLGNLSFPTYLKYLELQQNAIIKLPENLFKARNLEFLNVSGNNITEISPAIKGLKNVASMNLANNNLKDIPVEIKHLKKLKTLILTGNPIEKSTIEKLKTLLPETQIYF, from the coding sequence ATGAAAAAACTTTTTGTACTCATTGGTATTGCCTCTCTTTCCCTGGCCAAGGCTCAGATTGATCCTGTAAAATATCCTACGTATACTAATATTGACGAAGCATTGAGCAGTACAAAAACTGTTTACAGTATGAGTTTCAGAGAGAAAGGATTATTCAATCTGCCTCCTCAGATTGTGAAGCTCAATTCGATATTCTTTTTGAATATTATGGCTAATAAACTGGAGAAAATGGATAAGGAGATATTTGCGCTAAAAGATCTTCAGATTTTAAATATCAATGAAAACAGCATTACATATATTCCGGATGAAATAAGTCAACTTACAAAACTGACGACATTCTCTATGAATCTCAATAGCCTTAGCCATATTAATCCCAATATTGCAAAACTTCAGAATTTAAAAGTCGTTCATTTTGATGCTAACAATTTGAATGTTTTTCCTGAGGCACTCATGGAGATTCCTGCTTTGGAAGAAATTAATCTTCAGGGAAATCAGATCAGTTTTATCAGCAATGGACTTGATCAGATCAAAAACCTTAAGTTTTTAAACCTGGCGGATAATCAGATTAATGATTTGGGGAATTTATCTTTTCCAACATATTTAAAATATCTCGAACTACAGCAGAATGCCATTATAAAACTTCCCGAAAACCTTTTTAAAGCCCGGAATCTTGAATTTCTGAACGTAAGTGGAAATAATATCACAGAAATTTCTCCTGCCATCAAAGGCCTGAAAAATGTAGCCAGTATGAATTTGGCCAACAATAATTTAAAAGATATTCCTGTAGAAATCAAACACCTTAAAAAGCTGAAAACTTTAATTCTTACAGGAAATCCTATAGAAAAATCTACTATTGAAAAGTTGAAAACCTTACTGCCGGAGACCCAGATTTATTTCTAA
- a CDS encoding translation initiation factor — MDLRDQLKNLFPEHEEQDFEMPEEQFKQKEPLVCKFEKKGRNGKPVTIVEGWEGSEEDLKKISKKIKTTLGIGGSEKDGTIIIQGDNRDKIMNILKEMGYKTKRVGG; from the coding sequence ATGGATTTACGAGATCAATTGAAGAACCTTTTTCCTGAACATGAAGAGCAGGATTTTGAAATGCCTGAAGAACAATTCAAGCAGAAGGAGCCTTTGGTATGCAAATTTGAGAAAAAAGGCAGAAACGGTAAGCCTGTAACTATTGTTGAAGGCTGGGAAGGCAGTGAGGAAGATTTGAAGAAAATATCAAAAAAAATAAAAACCACCTTAGGAATAGGCGGCTCTGAGAAGGATGGAACGATCATCATTCAAGGGGATAACCGTGACAAAATAATGAATATCCTTAAAGAAATGGGATACAAAACCAAACGTGTTGGCGGGTAG
- the gpmI gene encoding 2,3-bisphosphoglycerate-independent phosphoglycerate mutase: MSKKAILAILDGWGLGTNPNVSAIDKANTPFIDSCYQKFPHTTLEASGLAVGLPAGQMGNSEVGHMNLGAGRVVYQNLVKLNMAVENGTLGQEKVIQDAFEYAKRENKKIHFIGLVSNGGVHSHINHLKGLLTAAKEFGLNENVFVHAFTDGRDCDPHSGLGFIDELQKHMDATTGKLATVIGRYYAMDRDKRWERVKLAYDALVEGIGFETTDALDAIKTSYDNNVTDEFLKPVILVHTTETGNIVSVAKIIDNDVVICFNFRTDRGREITEVLSQKDFPEFGMRKLNLYYVTLTNYDKTFQNVQVVFDENVLTETMGEVLERNGKTQIRIAETEKYPHVTFFFSGGREEEFNGEKRLLCPSPKDVPTYDLKPEMSAYDITNAIVPELEQGTADFVCLNFANTDMVGHTGVFEAAVKAAEVVDQCIEKVATAAYENGYAVFILADHGNSDVMINADGTPNTQHSTNLVPFIVMDKDHTWSLKPGKLGDVAPTILKVMGVQIPDTMTGEILAN, encoded by the coding sequence ATGTCAAAAAAAGCAATATTAGCAATTCTTGACGGATGGGGATTGGGAACAAACCCAAACGTTTCTGCCATAGACAAAGCCAATACACCATTTATAGATAGCTGTTATCAAAAATTTCCGCACACCACATTGGAAGCAAGCGGCCTGGCTGTAGGGCTTCCTGCGGGACAAATGGGGAATTCCGAAGTAGGTCACATGAACCTTGGAGCAGGAAGAGTGGTTTACCAAAATCTGGTTAAACTGAATATGGCAGTGGAAAACGGAACGCTGGGTCAGGAAAAAGTGATTCAGGATGCTTTTGAATATGCTAAAAGAGAAAATAAAAAAATACATTTCATCGGATTGGTTTCCAATGGAGGAGTACACTCACATATCAATCATTTAAAAGGATTATTAACTGCTGCCAAAGAATTTGGACTGAATGAAAACGTTTTTGTACACGCATTCACAGATGGTAGAGATTGTGATCCACATTCAGGATTGGGATTCATTGATGAGCTTCAGAAGCATATGGATGCTACAACAGGAAAACTGGCAACAGTGATAGGAAGGTATTATGCGATGGACAGAGACAAGAGATGGGAACGTGTAAAATTGGCTTACGATGCACTGGTTGAGGGAATTGGATTTGAAACAACTGATGCATTGGATGCCATCAAGACTTCTTATGATAATAATGTAACCGACGAATTCTTAAAGCCTGTTATTTTAGTTCATACCACAGAAACAGGAAATATAGTGTCGGTTGCAAAGATCATTGACAATGATGTGGTGATCTGTTTTAATTTCCGTACCGACAGAGGAAGAGAAATTACAGAAGTGCTTTCACAAAAAGACTTTCCTGAATTTGGAATGCGTAAACTGAACCTTTACTATGTTACATTAACCAATTATGACAAAACATTCCAGAATGTTCAGGTTGTTTTTGACGAAAATGTTTTGACAGAAACAATGGGTGAAGTACTGGAAAGAAACGGAAAAACACAAATCAGAATCGCCGAAACCGAAAAATATCCTCACGTTACCTTTTTCTTTTCAGGAGGAAGAGAAGAGGAGTTCAACGGAGAAAAGAGATTATTGTGCCCAAGTCCGAAGGATGTTCCTACCTATGATTTAAAACCTGAAATGTCAGCATACGACATTACCAATGCGATTGTACCTGAATTAGAGCAGGGAACCGCTGATTTTGTATGTTTAAATTTTGCCAATACAGATATGGTAGGGCATACAGGTGTTTTTGAGGCTGCTGTAAAAGCTGCCGAAGTGGTAGATCAATGCATTGAAAAAGTAGCGACCGCAGCTTATGAAAACGGATATGCAGTATTCATTCTTGCTGACCACGGAAATTCTGATGTCATGATTAATGCAGATGGAACTCCAAATACTCAGCACTCTACGAATCTGGTTCCTTTTATTGTAATGGATAAAGATCATACATGGAGCCTGAAGCCCGGCAAACTGGGCGATGTAGCGCCTACAATCTTAAAAGTAATGGGTGTGCAAATACCAGATACGATGACCGGAGAGATTTTAGCTAACTAA